One part of the Bacteroidia bacterium genome encodes these proteins:
- the hutH gene encoding histidine ammonia-lyase, with product MEKNAFHYGEDHLTVELGLSLLNGRIRGQLSEPVRTSIQNCSKIVHDIAEGEDAVYGINTGFGPLCTVAVSSEETRALQEKLLKSHAVGVGTPISPDISRLMLILKVHALAKGHSGIRMETMKRILWMIDEEISPWVPSQGSVGASGDLAPLAHLFLPLIGLGKLWWKGELYKSSDLLQKFKLEKIELGPKEGLALINGTQFIAAHAVMVHEKFRSCLEHADLIGAMMLEGLQGSGKPFSPELHELRPYKGSLHVAQRISFYLQGSEILDSHADCDRVQDPYSLRCMPQVHGASRNAYIHLNEMLEVEMNSVTDNPLIFEDGHSISGGNFHGQPLALPLDYACLAAAELGNISDRRSYLSLTGVYPPVPKLLMKNTGSNSGFMIHQYTSAALVSENKSLCFPASADSVPTSLGQEDHVSMGSISGRKTLQVLENVEKILAIELLLAAQAVDYQRPRKSSPVLEEVHSFVRGKIDHSEEDKVYTGDIEAAIQLIKDQSLIKISHEYIHRSETDDLFRIH from the coding sequence ATGGAAAAGAATGCTTTTCATTATGGTGAAGACCATTTAACTGTTGAACTTGGCCTGAGCCTCTTGAATGGACGTATCCGGGGACAGCTTTCTGAGCCTGTCCGGACCTCTATTCAGAATTGTAGTAAAATCGTGCATGATATCGCTGAAGGGGAAGACGCTGTCTATGGCATCAATACCGGTTTCGGCCCGCTTTGTACGGTTGCGGTTTCCTCAGAAGAAACCAGAGCGCTACAGGAAAAATTACTCAAAAGCCATGCAGTTGGGGTAGGAACGCCCATTTCTCCCGATATCTCCCGACTCATGCTGATTCTTAAAGTTCATGCATTGGCTAAAGGGCATTCAGGAATTCGGATGGAAACCATGAAGCGAATTCTGTGGATGATTGATGAAGAAATTTCTCCCTGGGTTCCAAGTCAGGGTTCAGTGGGAGCCTCAGGTGATTTGGCACCTTTGGCCCATCTGTTTTTGCCTTTGATTGGTTTGGGAAAGCTTTGGTGGAAAGGAGAGCTCTATAAGAGTTCGGACCTCTTGCAAAAATTTAAGCTAGAGAAAATCGAACTGGGTCCAAAGGAAGGCCTGGCCTTGATAAATGGAACTCAATTTATAGCTGCGCATGCAGTCATGGTGCATGAGAAATTCAGGAGCTGTTTGGAACATGCTGATCTCATTGGTGCCATGATGCTGGAAGGATTGCAGGGCTCTGGGAAACCTTTTTCTCCGGAGCTTCACGAACTTAGGCCCTATAAGGGAAGCCTCCATGTCGCTCAGAGAATTTCATTTTATCTCCAGGGCTCTGAAATTCTGGATTCGCATGCTGATTGTGATAGGGTCCAGGACCCTTATTCTCTTCGTTGCATGCCACAGGTTCACGGAGCCTCTCGCAATGCTTATATACACCTCAATGAGATGCTGGAGGTCGAAATGAATTCTGTAACAGACAATCCCCTCATCTTTGAGGATGGGCACAGCATCAGTGGAGGGAATTTCCACGGACAACCTTTGGCTTTGCCCTTGGACTATGCATGCCTCGCAGCAGCTGAACTAGGCAATATTTCCGACAGAAGAAGCTATCTTTCTTTGACAGGTGTATATCCTCCTGTTCCCAAACTATTGATGAAGAATACCGGCTCCAATTCCGGTTTTATGATTCACCAATATACTTCTGCTGCTTTGGTGAGCGAAAATAAATCTCTTTGCTTTCCAGCCAGTGCAGATAGTGTACCCACCTCTTTGGGACAGGAAGATCATGTCAGTATGGGATCGATCAGTGGACGTAAGACTTTGCAAGTCCTCGAAAATGTAGAGAAAATACTAGCTATAGAATTGCTCCTGGCAGCACAAGCAGTCGATTACCAGAGACCCAGAAAGTCCAGTCCGGTGCTAGAAGAGGTTCATTCTTTTGTGCGAGGCAAAATTGACCATAGCGAAGAAGATAAAGTCTATACAGGTGATATCGAAGCAGCTATACAACTCATCAAAGATCAATCTTTAATCAAAATATCCCATGAATATATCCACAGATCAGAAACGGATGACTTATTCCGAATTCATTGA
- the hutU gene encoding urocanate hydratase: protein MTYSEFIDTYANHPNYKSPQGPQLHAKSWQTEAALRMFLNNLDHEVAEDPSKLVVYGGTGQAARNPEAALQIIKCLLELDNDHSLLVQSGKPVGIVRTHPEAPRVLIANSNLVPAWANWEHFEDLKEKGLMMYGQMTAGSWIYIGTQGILQGTYETFVACGQKHFNGDLRHRLLVTGGLGGMGGAQPLAATLAGATFLGVDVDPERIQKRIDTRYIDKMTHDYEEAVKWVLEAKEKGENLSVGLVGDIGDVLEKLIADGITPDILTDQTSAHDPLHGYVPHGMSLKEAERLRSDDPETYQEKSLKSMARHVSFMLEMKKRGSIVFDYGNNLREFAVQGGEKNAFDFKGFVPEYIRPLFCEGKGPFRWAALSGDPEDIRVTDDALIAAFPENHHMINWLKEAREKVAFQGLPCRICWLGMGEREKAGLIFNELVRTGKVKAPIVIGRDHLDCGSVASPNRETEAMKDGSDAVSDWPLLNLMSNASGGATWISFHHGGGVGMGFSQHAGMVILADGTERAEKCIKRVLHNDPALGIFRHADAGYEIAQNTSDQFDLGI, encoded by the coding sequence ATGACTTATTCCGAATTCATTGATACCTACGCCAATCACCCCAATTATAAATCACCACAAGGCCCTCAACTTCATGCCAAATCCTGGCAGACAGAAGCAGCCTTACGCATGTTCCTGAATAACCTGGACCATGAAGTAGCCGAGGACCCGAGTAAGTTGGTGGTTTATGGAGGAACCGGGCAAGCAGCCAGGAATCCTGAGGCCGCTCTTCAGATTATCAAATGCTTGCTAGAGCTGGACAATGATCACAGTTTGCTGGTACAATCTGGTAAGCCCGTGGGTATCGTAAGGACACATCCGGAAGCTCCCCGAGTATTGATTGCTAATAGTAATCTGGTTCCGGCCTGGGCAAACTGGGAGCATTTCGAAGACCTCAAGGAAAAGGGCCTGATGATGTACGGACAGATGACTGCGGGAAGCTGGATTTATATCGGTACGCAGGGGATCCTTCAGGGAACCTATGAAACCTTCGTTGCCTGTGGACAAAAGCATTTCAATGGAGACCTCAGGCATCGTTTGTTAGTGACGGGAGGACTAGGAGGAATGGGGGGCGCTCAACCTTTGGCTGCAACCCTGGCTGGTGCGACATTCCTGGGAGTAGATGTCGATCCAGAACGCATCCAGAAACGCATAGATACGCGCTATATCGATAAAATGACCCATGACTATGAAGAAGCTGTAAAATGGGTGCTGGAAGCGAAAGAAAAAGGAGAAAACCTGTCTGTAGGTTTGGTAGGAGATATTGGAGATGTCTTGGAAAAATTGATCGCTGACGGGATTACTCCCGATATTCTCACGGATCAAACCTCCGCCCATGATCCCTTGCATGGATATGTGCCTCATGGAATGAGCCTGAAAGAGGCAGAACGCCTGAGATCAGATGATCCGGAAACCTATCAGGAAAAAAGCCTCAAGAGCATGGCGCGTCATGTGAGTTTCATGTTGGAGATGAAGAAAAGAGGCAGCATTGTTTTCGATTATGGTAACAATCTACGCGAATTTGCTGTTCAGGGTGGAGAGAAAAATGCATTTGATTTCAAGGGCTTTGTCCCGGAGTATATTCGACCCTTATTTTGCGAAGGAAAAGGCCCTTTCCGATGGGCAGCCTTATCGGGGGATCCCGAAGATATTCGTGTTACGGATGATGCCTTGATCGCCGCTTTTCCCGAAAACCACCACATGATTAACTGGCTCAAGGAAGCTCGCGAAAAAGTAGCTTTTCAGGGTTTGCCTTGTCGGATTTGCTGGTTAGGGATGGGAGAAAGAGAAAAAGCTGGTTTGATCTTCAATGAACTTGTAAGAACGGGCAAAGTGAAAGCTCCGATTGTGATTGGTCGAGATCATTTGGATTGTGGTTCTGTTGCTTCTCCTAATCGGGAGACAGAAGCCATGAAAGATGGAAGTGATGCCGTATCAGACTGGCCTTTACTCAACCTCATGTCCAATGCATCGGGAGGAGCCACCTGGATTTCCTTTCACCATGGAGGAGGAGTTGGAATGGGATTCTCCCAGCATGCAGGTATGGTGATATTGGCTGATGGAACGGAAAGGGCTGAAAAATGTATCAAACGTGTCCTCCACAATGACCCAGCTCTGGGAATCTTTCGACATGCCGACGCTGGCTACGAAATCGCTCAGAATACCTCCGATCAATTTGATTTAGGCATTTAA
- the hutI gene encoding imidazolonepropionase codes for MEILIGPFAELLSFEGLGLKGAISDEELLIQKEAGVWVKDGRVLKTGPFHDLRIEANTQNVRISHLDSPMVALPGFVDAHTHICFGGSRARDYAMRNAGKSYLEIARSGGGIWDSVQQTRNASKADLISGIKNRAARHLKDGITTIEVKSGYGLNLEQELKMLEAIREANLETEAELIPTCLAAHICPKDFDGEKEAYLAYILSDILPELKNRKLTNRVDIFIEDTAFEVGMSKDFLLNAKAQGFDLTVHADQFHSGGSKIAVEVEARSADHLEASGEKEVEILAKSNTVAVVLPGASMGLGEPFGPARKLLDGGASLAIASDWNPGSAPMGNLLTQAAVLGTYEKLSTAETLSALTFRAAAALGLEDRGRLLGGMRADIVAFPVSDHREILYHQGSLKPNMVWKAGKLC; via the coding sequence ATGGAAATACTTATAGGTCCCTTCGCTGAATTGCTGAGCTTTGAAGGTCTCGGTCTCAAAGGTGCCATCAGCGATGAGGAACTCTTGATCCAAAAGGAGGCAGGGGTATGGGTTAAAGATGGAAGGGTTCTGAAGACAGGACCTTTCCATGACTTAAGAATAGAAGCCAATACCCAAAATGTAAGGATAAGTCATTTGGATAGCCCAATGGTAGCCTTGCCTGGCTTTGTGGATGCTCATACCCACATTTGTTTTGGGGGAAGTAGAGCCAGGGACTACGCTATGAGAAATGCGGGTAAATCCTATCTGGAAATCGCCAGAAGTGGAGGCGGAATCTGGGACAGTGTACAACAAACCCGTAATGCTTCAAAAGCAGACTTGATTAGCGGAATAAAAAACCGAGCTGCCCGACATCTGAAAGACGGAATCACCACGATAGAGGTGAAAAGTGGATACGGATTGAATCTGGAACAAGAACTTAAGATGCTGGAAGCCATTCGGGAGGCGAATTTGGAAACAGAAGCCGAGCTGATCCCCACTTGTCTGGCTGCTCATATCTGTCCCAAAGATTTTGATGGGGAAAAAGAAGCCTATCTTGCTTATATCCTATCGGATATTTTACCTGAATTGAAAAATCGCAAGCTCACAAATCGAGTAGATATATTTATTGAGGATACAGCCTTTGAGGTGGGGATGTCTAAAGATTTTTTGCTGAATGCAAAAGCTCAGGGTTTCGATTTAACAGTACACGCAGACCAATTTCATTCAGGAGGAAGCAAAATTGCTGTAGAGGTGGAAGCCAGGAGTGCAGATCACCTGGAAGCAAGCGGAGAAAAGGAGGTAGAAATACTGGCGAAAAGCAATACCGTTGCTGTAGTCCTGCCCGGAGCCTCGATGGGATTGGGAGAACCCTTTGGGCCAGCCAGAAAACTCCTGGATGGTGGAGCTTCTCTGGCAATTGCATCTGACTGGAATCCTGGTTCGGCGCCTATGGGAAACCTATTGACCCAGGCGGCTGTTTTAGGTACCTATGAGAAACTCAGTACAGCAGAAACCCTTTCTGCATTGACTTTCAGGGCAGCGGCAGCTTTGGGTCTGGAAGATAGAGGAAGATTGTTAGGGGGGATGCGGGCAGATATAGTCGCCTTCCCCGTGTCAGATCATCGGGAAATCCTCTACCATCAAGGCTCCCTAAAACCAAATATGGTTTGGAAAGCCGGTAAATTGTGCTGA
- a CDS encoding N-formylglutamate amidohydrolase → MSEVFQIIEPKSSFVPVLLSIPHLGTEFPEEVRNHYVEELAAIPDDTDFYLDQLYDFASEIGITIIQARYSRWLIDLNRDPQNVSLYKDGRMITGLCPRVDFKGNAIYKSTELEPDEEELNRRKDAYYFPYHKKISEILQGWRKEHTHVLLWDAHSIRAYVKSIQQEKFPQLILGNNDRKSADGKLIDLALRELGSLGHELTHNHPFKGGYITRSKGDPENGIHALQLEMIKTLYMDDAEILYHEERAGKLKPLLKNTLLSLSQLLKSL, encoded by the coding sequence ATGTCAGAGGTTTTTCAGATTATTGAGCCGAAGTCTTCTTTTGTTCCCGTTTTGTTGAGCATCCCTCATCTGGGAACAGAATTTCCGGAGGAAGTCCGAAATCACTATGTGGAGGAACTGGCTGCAATTCCGGATGATACTGATTTCTACCTGGATCAACTGTATGATTTTGCCTCAGAAATAGGTATTACCATCATTCAGGCTCGCTACTCTCGTTGGTTGATTGACCTCAATCGTGATCCCCAAAATGTCTCATTATACAAAGACGGTCGAATGATCACAGGTCTTTGTCCAAGGGTAGATTTTAAGGGAAATGCGATATACAAAAGCACGGAGCTGGAGCCAGATGAGGAAGAGTTAAATAGACGAAAGGATGCCTATTATTTCCCCTATCACAAAAAAATCAGCGAAATTCTCCAAGGCTGGCGCAAAGAACATACTCATGTTTTACTCTGGGATGCACACTCTATCCGAGCCTATGTGAAGTCCATCCAGCAGGAAAAATTCCCCCAACTCATCCTGGGAAATAATGACAGGAAAAGTGCGGATGGAAAACTCATCGATCTGGCCTTACGGGAGTTGGGATCTCTTGGGCATGAATTGACGCATAATCATCCGTTCAAAGGAGGCTATATTACCCGGAGCAAAGGCGATCCTGAAAATGGGATTCATGCCTTACAACTGGAAATGATCAAAACCCTCTACATGGATGATGCAGAAATTTTGTATCATGAAGAAAGGGCAGGAAAACTAAAACCCCTGCTTAAAAACACCCTATTATCACTTTCTCAGTTACTCAAAAGCCTTTAA
- the hutF gene encoding formimidoylglutamate deiminase, whose product MKTYKFKGLLTKNGWLESAYVQVDDQGIIQEIGQKRVSDFESVDAYALPGFQNAHSHAFQYAMAGLAERHKASAMADDFWSWREAMYQLALSMNPDQMEAIASMLYAEMLRQGYTEVAEFHYLHHDKDGKPYGNLAEMGERLLAAAQKTGIKISLIPVFYRYGGFGKAANERQRRFLSQDLEAYLKLFDESRSASRNYQHARVGYAAHSMRAVATSDLKMLCQVRQPEFPLHMHIAEQKQEIKECIQTLKARPVEWILDNLNLGPNFHLVHSTHMSRDESRALGESGAHVVLCPSTEGNLGDGLFPLHSFQEHGGKWSIGTDSHIGLNPFEELRILDYGQRIHSHNRNSFIGTEAGDNGEKALEMAFFAGKKAMGKEVEDFFEVGEALDALLIDPDAPLIASSSLENLTSSIVYTSDASMHKGTLLNGEWKVRDGKHIDHSSITKDFAKAIKALGNR is encoded by the coding sequence ATGAAGACTTATAAGTTTAAGGGATTACTGACGAAAAATGGCTGGTTGGAATCTGCCTATGTTCAGGTGGATGATCAGGGAATCATACAAGAGATTGGCCAGAAAAGAGTTTCTGATTTTGAATCGGTAGATGCCTATGCATTGCCGGGCTTCCAGAATGCCCATTCGCATGCCTTTCAGTATGCAATGGCAGGTTTGGCGGAAAGGCATAAAGCTTCAGCTATGGCAGATGATTTCTGGTCATGGAGGGAAGCCATGTATCAGCTGGCCCTGAGTATGAACCCGGATCAAATGGAAGCAATCGCTTCTATGTTATATGCTGAGATGTTGCGGCAGGGCTATACAGAAGTTGCAGAATTTCATTACCTCCATCATGACAAAGATGGGAAGCCCTATGGAAATCTGGCTGAAATGGGCGAAAGGCTACTGGCCGCAGCTCAAAAAACAGGAATAAAAATTAGCTTGATTCCCGTTTTCTACCGCTATGGAGGTTTTGGGAAAGCTGCCAATGAACGGCAAAGGCGATTTCTGAGTCAGGACCTTGAAGCTTATCTCAAATTATTTGATGAAAGCCGGTCTGCAAGCAGGAATTATCAACATGCCAGGGTTGGATACGCGGCGCATTCTATGAGGGCGGTTGCTACTTCAGACCTGAAAATGCTCTGTCAGGTACGCCAGCCTGAATTTCCCCTGCATATGCACATAGCAGAGCAGAAGCAAGAGATCAAGGAATGTATACAGACCCTAAAAGCTCGCCCGGTAGAATGGATACTCGATAACCTGAATCTTGGTCCCAATTTTCATTTGGTGCATTCGACGCATATGAGTCGTGATGAGTCTCGAGCCCTGGGAGAAAGTGGTGCCCATGTGGTTCTTTGTCCGAGTACCGAAGGCAATCTGGGAGATGGACTTTTTCCTTTACATAGCTTTCAGGAACATGGGGGGAAATGGAGTATTGGCACGGATAGTCATATTGGGCTAAATCCATTTGAAGAACTTCGCATCCTGGATTACGGACAAAGAATACATAGCCATAATCGCAATAGTTTTATTGGTACAGAAGCAGGGGACAATGGAGAAAAAGCCCTTGAGATGGCTTTCTTTGCCGGGAAAAAAGCTATGGGAAAGGAAGTGGAAGATTTCTTTGAAGTAGGGGAGGCCCTGGATGCATTGCTCATTGATCCTGATGCTCCCCTCATTGCTAGTAGTAGCCTCGAAAACCTGACCTCAAGCATTGTTTATACCTCTGATGCCTCTATGCATAAAGGTACGCTACTGAATGGCGAATGGAAGGTACGTGATGGGAAGCATATTGATCATTCCTCAATTACCAAAGATTTTGCTAAGGCGATAAAGGCACTGGGAAATCGCTGA
- a CDS encoding glycosyltransferase family 4 protein: MNRKRIVIAHLYNNFTGSPKVLADVVNALSSAGIEVDLFTNKGPGFLDGLRGINRFHAWYKWHPNKYIRLIHFSLSQVFLFFSLLRYWRKDVCIYANTILPFGAGLAGWLMGKKVIYHVHETEFQPPLFTKLLLTVIRLSANKLIFVSKYLQEYHDFPHIPQEVVYNALPREFMEMIKEYAPQEKQQGSTDTFEVLMMCSLKKAKGIFEYIELAKKLPEIHFTLIISQKKQQILQFLGETSIPQNLSLEEVKENVHPYYAKTDLLLSLSHPIEWPETFGMTLLEGMSYGIPSIVPPVGAPLEIIREGQDGFHLDMRELEKIEAKIQELKHSPEIMQSLSQMASQRAKDFSIEVFQEQILRAIA; encoded by the coding sequence ATGAACAGGAAGCGGATCGTTATTGCTCATTTGTACAATAATTTCACCGGGAGTCCGAAGGTTCTGGCAGATGTGGTAAACGCGCTGAGTTCCGCAGGAATAGAAGTGGATCTTTTTACCAACAAAGGCCCTGGATTTTTAGATGGCCTCAGAGGTATCAATCGCTTTCATGCCTGGTATAAATGGCATCCCAATAAATACATTCGCCTCATCCATTTCAGCCTCAGTCAAGTATTTTTATTTTTCAGTTTATTGAGATACTGGCGAAAGGATGTATGCATTTATGCCAATACAATTTTGCCTTTTGGAGCAGGCTTGGCGGGATGGCTTATGGGGAAAAAAGTGATTTATCATGTGCATGAGACTGAATTTCAGCCTCCTTTATTTACGAAACTACTCCTGACTGTAATACGATTGAGTGCCAACAAACTGATCTTTGTATCAAAATATTTACAGGAATACCATGATTTCCCACACATTCCCCAAGAGGTAGTTTATAATGCTTTACCCAGGGAATTTATGGAAATGATTAAAGAATATGCGCCCCAGGAAAAGCAGCAAGGATCAACAGATACATTTGAGGTATTGATGATGTGTTCCTTGAAAAAGGCAAAAGGAATTTTTGAGTATATCGAATTAGCCAAAAAGCTCCCTGAAATTCATTTCACGCTCATTATCAGCCAGAAAAAGCAACAAATCCTGCAGTTTTTGGGAGAAACCTCTATCCCTCAAAATCTAAGTCTGGAGGAGGTTAAAGAAAACGTTCATCCGTATTATGCTAAAACCGATCTCCTCTTAAGCCTATCTCATCCAATTGAATGGCCGGAAACTTTCGGTATGACCTTGCTGGAAGGCATGAGTTATGGGATTCCTTCTATCGTTCCTCCTGTAGGTGCGCCTTTAGAAATCATCCGGGAAGGACAAGATGGATTTCACCTCGATATGCGAGAATTAGAAAAGATAGAAGCCAAGATTCAGGAGTTAAAACATAGCCCGGAGATTATGCAAAGCCTATCTCAAATGGCCAGTCAGAGAGCCAAAGATTTCAGCATCGAAGTATTCCAGGAACAAATTCTGAGAGCGATCGCCTGA
- a CDS encoding glycosyltransferase family 4 protein, giving the protein MRTILITAYAINPYKGSEDGTGWNWVKELAKYNQVIVITRENNLPHIERYLEEQELSQESNMRFFGYDLPKYQRFWKRGSFGALPYFYLWQRTVPNFVREMDLDFDIAHNLNFHNDWIPNFLWKLGMPTVWGPIGHHTKIRKDYILPHYGVVEYLKDRIRWWIKLAFWVLSPNLKKGIEASEVILAVNHDVKNRIPGNSKRIIHMPAIGAPWQEADEKEEHPVLELLSIGRFVPLKAFDLTIRSFAKFYHELNPLRKDGVRLTIVGKGPYKNYLIRLAKELKVSEQIRFIDWIEKHKLEEIYKKSDIFLFPSHEGAGMVVPEAFVHSIPVICLDNSGPGESIDENSGIKVPFIDYEESLDLLAHAIHRLAADPAYRKVLSKGARNRFESWFAWEAKGKMVNEIYRKILKQEKIIDYTH; this is encoded by the coding sequence ATGCGAACGATCCTCATTACAGCATATGCAATAAATCCCTACAAAGGCTCCGAAGATGGAACTGGCTGGAATTGGGTAAAAGAACTGGCCAAATACAACCAGGTCATTGTTATTACCCGCGAGAATAACCTGCCGCATATTGAGCGTTACCTGGAAGAGCAGGAATTGAGTCAGGAATCCAATATGAGATTCTTTGGATACGACCTTCCCAAGTATCAAAGGTTTTGGAAACGAGGTTCATTTGGGGCCCTCCCCTATTTCTACCTGTGGCAAAGGACAGTTCCCAATTTCGTCCGGGAAATGGACCTTGATTTCGATATCGCCCACAACCTAAATTTCCATAATGACTGGATTCCCAACTTTCTTTGGAAACTGGGCATGCCAACGGTTTGGGGGCCAATTGGTCATCATACCAAGATTCGCAAAGACTACATTCTTCCCCACTATGGAGTTGTAGAATACCTGAAAGATCGCATCAGATGGTGGATCAAATTAGCCTTCTGGGTGCTGAGTCCTAATCTTAAGAAGGGAATCGAAGCATCAGAAGTTATTTTGGCTGTAAACCATGATGTAAAAAACCGCATACCAGGGAATAGCAAACGCATCATCCATATGCCGGCAATAGGTGCTCCCTGGCAAGAGGCAGATGAGAAAGAAGAACATCCTGTATTGGAACTATTATCAATCGGTCGCTTTGTTCCTTTAAAGGCTTTTGATCTCACAATCAGATCTTTTGCAAAATTTTACCATGAACTTAATCCTCTCCGCAAAGATGGGGTCCGCCTTACAATCGTCGGCAAAGGTCCCTATAAAAATTACCTGATTCGCCTGGCGAAAGAATTGAAGGTATCAGAACAAATCCGATTCATTGATTGGATAGAGAAGCATAAACTGGAGGAGATATACAAGAAGAGCGATATTTTTCTTTTTCCTTCCCATGAAGGTGCCGGTATGGTCGTACCAGAAGCCTTTGTGCATAGCATCCCTGTCATATGTCTGGACAATTCGGGTCCCGGCGAATCCATAGATGAAAATTCAGGAATCAAGGTTCCTTTTATCGACTATGAAGAAAGCCTGGATTTACTGGCACATGCCATACATCGTCTGGCAGCGGATCCAGCTTACCGAAAGGTTCTCTCAAAAGGAGCAAGAAACAGATTTGAGAGCTGGTTTGCCTGGGAAGCTAAAGGGAAAATGGTGAATGAGATTTACAGAAAAATTCTCAAACAGGAAAAGATTATTGATTATACCCATTAA
- a CDS encoding acyltransferase, with translation MIKKILISFARRKNPDFVLDDGVRDHIILSLAFQRLICFIRSFKLLFRGKIPSLLFLGRGVRFFNLRNMKFGKFVQIHEGAYLSALGKEALELGNNVNIGAYSRLVISQTFHELGAFIRIGDNVGLGDFAHLGGAGGLEIGQDCIIGAYLSCHPENHKYDIPELPIRLQGVSRKGIKIGRNCWIGAKVTVLDGVSIGDNCIVAAGAVVTKSFPANTIIGGVPAKVIKQIHLPKVELKDLQPA, from the coding sequence ATGATTAAGAAAATACTGATAAGCTTTGCTCGAAGGAAAAATCCGGATTTTGTCCTGGATGATGGGGTAAGAGATCATATCATTCTTTCCCTCGCTTTCCAAAGACTCATCTGTTTTATACGCTCATTTAAACTCCTTTTCAGGGGGAAAATTCCTTCTTTGCTTTTTTTAGGCAGAGGGGTTCGGTTTTTCAATCTCCGAAATATGAAATTCGGTAAATTTGTCCAGATACATGAAGGAGCATACCTAAGTGCATTAGGCAAGGAAGCCCTGGAACTGGGGAATAATGTAAACATTGGAGCATATAGCCGACTGGTTATTTCCCAAACATTTCATGAGCTTGGAGCCTTTATAAGAATAGGTGATAATGTGGGTCTGGGCGATTTTGCGCATTTAGGAGGAGCTGGCGGATTGGAGATTGGCCAGGATTGTATCATAGGAGCTTACCTGAGTTGCCATCCCGAAAACCATAAATATGATATCCCTGAGTTACCTATCCGACTTCAGGGAGTCAGTAGAAAGGGGATAAAGATTGGAAGAAATTGCTGGATTGGGGCGAAAGTTACCGTCCTAGATGGCGTGAGTATCGGAGATAATTGTATTGTAGCCGCCGGAGCAGTAGTTACCAAATCATTCCCCGCCAATACAATCATTGGGGGAGTACCTGCGAAAGTTATCAAGCAGATTCATCTCCCCAAAGTTGAACTAAAGGACCTTCAACCTGCTTAA